CGGCTGCGCGCTcggccccgctgccggcagcCGTCGTCCccggccccgcgctgcccgcAGCCGTGGGGCAGCGCCCGCAAGAGCCGGAGCATCCGCAGGCACCGCGGgggccgagccgccgccgccgccgccatccccgTCCCagaactcggccgcagcagccTCACTGCCTCCCTCCCGCAGAGCACACCGCAACCCTTCCAGCGGACCTCCGCGGCCGGAGAGAAGGTCTGTACCTCGCCCCTCGGCTCAGCCCTCCCTCTGCCCCGTCCCGCCGCTGTTCGCCCAGAAAGAAGCCAGCCAAGAGGAGCTGAAGGACCGTCCTGCAAACAGCAGCCAGAGCCGGTGCCGGCCCCGCAAACCTCTCTGCAGGCCTCTGCAGGACGTGGggtgtccctgctgccagctctccctCCCTAACCCCAGGATGCACTACAGCGGAGTGGCGCAGCTGGGGAACAAGGTGCTTAGGCGGGTGGTGCTGAGGGCTTAGCTCCCCCCACCAGTCTCTGCGGATGGGCACGCTGGAGCCTGCCAACATCACCCAACAGACAGGACCTCATCCCAGGCCACCCAGCCTGGAGGCAGCGCTTGGACCGCCGCAGGGACCGCTGTTATGCTGCCTGCAAGGGTACCGATAGGGTGTAGGGGTACGAATCTCCTTCTTGCAAGCTTCTTGTGTCCCAGACTGCTGCCTGAATGATTAAACAGCCATGGAGCAAGGGAGGACATGGGTGGGAGACAGTGGGGAGGAAAAAGGCCTGGAAACCAGTCACTTCCCTGGTAGAAGGGCTCAAACAAAGGCCCCACAGGAGATCGAGCGAGAAAATGCTCCCAGCCGTAGCCGGGGGTCATGGAGGGAGAGGACCCACAGCTATGCACAAGCAGATGATGAAGCTTTTCTGTCATGCTGAGACTGGAAGAGACCAGCAAAGTCTCCAAGTCCGACCCAACAGCAGGAATCGCTGCTGGAAGGAGCTGGTTCTGAAGCACTGCCACTCTCAATACAGTCCTACAtgcagaaggagaagcagcagctctccaAGCTTCTAAGCAGGGTCCAGGTACCGGCACGTGCACCCTGGGCCACTGGATCTCCAGGCACCTCACCTTACCTCAGTGGGAAAGGCAGAGCAGCCCTCAGATGCCTGAAGGTGAAAGCTTGCAATTACACAAGCAGCAACTGCAAGAAACTGCTTGAGCCCAGGAGACGTTCTTAGAAGTCTGGTTGCTGCGGCGCTCCCACATCCCTTGCCGGTCCTGCAGCAAGTCTGTGGCTTCCTGAGAGTGGGTGCCTTTGGAGATCTggaatcacctccctgctcctcctgcttcaTACAGTAGGAAAGAAACACCTTCGCCTCTATTCTGCTGCAGAAGAATAGACAGCAAGCTCTCTCTTCTTGAGAGGTGGGGCAAGAAATCTCCCATATGCAACAGGGCGTATAGTAAAGACCCAGAGAACTGATGCTCGTAGGGCTGAGGATTAGCAGCAGGTGGCATGGAGCACTGTGGCTGCCAATGCACAGTCTCATGCAAGCACTTTGCCGAAGAAAAGGAGAGCTTTCATTTCTGTGTACTATCTCTGTCCGTTGGAGCACAAGGCCTGACAAGGTAAGAGAGCTCTTATGAGGACGTCAGTGTCTTCACCAAGAGTACTCGTAGGTCCTGCCCTGACTCTGCCCTTCCCCAGTGATGGAGTATGGCATCCCGGCAGCCACACTAGCAAACAGTACTGATTAAGCAGTTTGCTCTTGTAGGCCCAGACTCTGCCCCaagagactggaagaaggctgAGCTACCAACAGCAACATGTCACTTTGTAAAACAGGTACTATCCCTGGATACACTCTTCTTAATCAGACCCCAAATTTTAAATGGTCTCTAGCAGACTAACACGTCTCACATTTGTGCCTTATAAAAGGGCTGGGTTTGCAGTAAGGAACTCAGAACTATGTGATGATAGAGTCTAAACCAGAGGTGTTCACAAAATTGGTGTATTGGTCTGTTAGTCATCTAGTATGTGCCCATCGAGGAAGTAACGGCGGCAGGGGAACCCACCCGTTTGGTGGGAGGGTGTACTGAGACTTTCAAGGCCTTTGAACAGGAAGTGAAGCTGTCATGAAGCAAAGCATTGTGACTTTGAAAAATCAACAAGAAGGCCGTAGACGAAGAATAGAATTGACCATTTGCTTTGCTCTTCACAAAGTCCCAGCTGGTCATTGATCTtaggaaagacgtggacctgttggagcaggtccagaggaggccacaaaaatgatccgagggctggaacacctctcccatgaggacaggctgagaaagttggggttgttcagcctggagaagagaaggctctgggagaccttatagcagccttccagtacgtaaagggggcctataagaaagatggggacaaactttttactAGAGCctgtagtgataagacaagaggtaacagttttaaactgaaagagggcagattcagactagatagaaggaagaaatgttttatgatgagggtggtgagacactggaagaggttgcccagagaggtggtagatgccccatccctgggaacattccaggtcaggttggacggggctctgagcaacctgatctagttgaaaatgtccctggtcattgcagggggggtggactagatgacctttgaaggtcccttccaagccaaatgGAACCCTATGATTATGGATGCGGTAAGCATGGTGAGGAGAGTTGGATGTCACAGGCGACCAAGTTATTCAAGCAGGATCAGGGGGACCCAGATCAAGAATGGGTGCTGTGACAGCCAGAAGAGCCCTGTGTTGGTAAGCACACAAGAGCTCTCAGTCATGTTCATAGGGAACAACCCACAACTTCACCCTGTCCCTGACTGAATGTGCAGTTACTACATCAACCCAAGAGAGGGTCTCAGACCACTGCCTGGATCTTGGTGGAGACCTCTACAGCTCAGGAACAAACGTGCTCTCACGAGAGGTGTGGAGAGCTGGGGGTGTTGAGTACCTTTATCCTGGGGGTCATACTCTTTGTCACAGCTGTAGTAACAAACCAGACTCCAAGCTTTGCTGCTTCATACCACCAGTTTCGCTATATGCCTCTCCCCTCTCAAGAAGTGTGACAACAGCTGGAAGCAAGTTTGAAACATAGTAGATGCAGAGAGAGGGCCTAAAATAGAGCATTAACTCCTTTGGCTGATTCAGCAAACAACTGATCTTGTCTCCGTAGACACCTGCACGATGGAGATACTAATGGAGCCCACGGACAGAAATAAGTCACTTCAGGGCATAATTCACTTGAtgtcagcaaaagaaataaaaggaggcATTTCTTCTTCATGTGGTTCTTCTACAGATAAGAGATCTGTGGAACACCTTGCCCCAGGACGTGGCTAAGTCCTTGCTGGTGGACTCCAGGGTAGACTAGATAAAGTCACAGAAGAGGAATTGGTCAAAGGTTACTAAATATCCAGAAACAACACCTGGCTCAGGAAGCCCCTGGGGTGCAGGTGGTTGGATGCTAGGGAAGCATCATTTTAGAAAGTATTGCACAGGTTGTGCTCTCTTACTCTCCCCTGGACAATTGCTTTTGGCCTGGGCCACAGATAGGATGCTAGCACAAACTGCATTATAGATAGTTTTTGATGCCTCCTTTTGATACGaatcatctttctcttctttaattGTGGAAAAAGCCCACAGCAACCATCCTGGCTTTCATCCGAGAAGGTTGGTAACACAAATCCTATCGTCCCTCTCCAAGGGCCTTGGCTGGTACCGTCAGGAGAAACATTAGGTAAAGCAGAAGGTGGGTACGTTTGGCCTGACAAATCCCCTTGGACCTGGGCAGAGCAGCCCACAGAGTCAGGTCCACATGGGCAAATGCTCGTGCAGAAGGACAAGCATCCTTCATGGCTCCAGAGCGAGCACAGTGCTAAGAGACAGCTGATAGCAGAACAGCGGTAGCAAGACATATTTCCTTCCATCATATGAGCCAGTCACAACAGGGCAAGTCTTAGAGATATGATTTCTTGATAGCAGAAATGGCCACTGTCTGGGACAGTTCATCTGAGTCCCTCGGGAGGAGAGAATATGTTGGGCTCAGCTACAGAGGAGCCATGGAGGGAGATCAAGCACAATGCAGCTCATTTCCCCATAGACTGGGAAGATGTGGTCATACGGACAGCTGGTTTTGGCCAGGGCAATTCTGTCCCCGAGGAGACTTTCACAACAGACGTGAGATCGCACCGGGCTTTTGACTCGGCACAGAGGCCTGGGAGCGCCGGAGGAGCACCAAAGCCCCGATAACCCATGAAGGCAATGGGGAGGCAAATGCCCCAGTTGTCCTGCTGAGGGACGAGGTTCAAGGGGTACCTGAGTGAGGGAAACAGTCTTCTGAGGGAAGAACAAGGCAGGGCAAGGAAAAGACCTGGGCTTACCCAGGAGAGACTAAAGGGAGGATGGAGAACAAACAGCCAAGcactgcaagaagcagcagagacttCTCGGCACGCATCCACGCCGGGAAGCCTGTGAGACAAAGGTGGATCTCGGGGGTGACGAGGGGAGACAGCTCTCAGGACGGGCCATGTCAGAGAAAGCCAGCAGTTGGTTTGTGTCAGTCTCGCCGCAGAAGGGACACCTCGAGCCCCGTGCCGCAGGAGCTGAGGTGGaagagagcaggagctggagctggctgaGAAACACAGAGCAACAAGTCGCCGAGGCCGATGCCTGCGCGCACGGGGGACCGGCCGCAGCTCCCAACGGCGAGAACCCCGCGGCCCGGCCACGGCAGCGGCAGCCGCCCCCGGCCAGCCCCGAGCGGGGGCGCGGCATCGGagctgccgcccgcccgcgccgtcGGGCAAAGCCGGTGCCGAGGCCGCCGGTGCCGAGGCCGCGTGTGCAGCGGGCACGGCAGCGCGGGGCGGCGGACCGAGACGAAGGGGAGCGGGGCTCCGGACGgcgccgggagcggggcggccgcccgGGCACGGGACtcgcccggcgcggcgcggcctcGGGAGGGGCTCGGGGCGCCGGTAGCCGCAGCACGACGGGGACGAGAGGGCGGCGGAGCCCGGCACGGCGCGGGCTGCGGGCGAgccagggagcccccagccccgcggcatCGTGCCGGGGACGAGGCGCAGCCCCGCGCCGCACCGCGGCTGCACccagcggcaccggcaccggcaccgggacggGCGGGGAGGGCCGCGCGGAGTCCcgcggcccggggcggggcggcgcccCGCTGCCCTCCGCCTCGCCCGCCCCGGGCCGGCTGCCAGGACCTCGGAGAGCTccgcgccgccgggccggccTCGGCTCCGGGGGCCCGCGGCGCTCCGGTCCCGCCGAGCGGTCCGTgccccgccggggcggccgccccgACCGGCGGCTCTCGCGGCTCTCCCGCCCCGCGGCCCGGGCGCGGCGGACGGAGTTTGTCTCCCGCCCGCGAAAGTTGCGGGCGCTTGCGGAGCCAGCCCGGAACGGAACGAAGGGGAACCGGCCCGGTCCTCCCGGCTCGGCCCGCCGGGACAGGCCCGGGAGCGCAGCGGCGGGCAGGTCCCGCCGTCCACGGCCCATCGCGGCCCCCGCCGTcctgcccgccgcgccccggTCCCCGGCGCCGCCGGCTCCGCGGCTGCCGCCCCGGCGAGCTCGGGGGCCCGCGGTGCCGCCCGCAGCCGCcgctggggcggcggggagggcccgGACacgggccgggcgggcggcgctgcccgccgcggggccccTCGGGGCTGCGGGGGTGCCGGGCGAGGCGGGCCGGCGCTCGCCGCAGACGAGTCGCTCTCCGCCGGGCGGGGCTGGCCCGCGCCGCTCTTACCTGCCAGGCCGGGGAAGGGGTCCGGGAAGTGCAGCGGCGGCTCGGGCGGCCCCTTGTCGCGCCCCGGGGGCAGCTCCTCCGCCTCCAGGCCCTCGGTGCCCCGCCGGCAGCCGGCGTCGGGGTTGGCGCGCGGCGGGGGCAGCTCCTGCGGCGGGTAGAAGCCGTCGGGGGGCTCGGAGAAGCTGGGCAGGGCCGTGGTGAGCGCCACCATGGAGGGCACGGCCTGGCCCAGGCTGGCGCAGAAGGTGTTGGTGAGGCGGCCGGCGAAGGAGGCCAGCGGCGCCAGCGGCGGCAGCCCCGACTGCAGGGGTGCGTGGGACAGCGCCTGCGGCAGCACCAGCGGCCGGTACGGCATGAACATGGGGTACCCGGTGTAGAGCAGGTGcccggagcgcggcggcggcgtcCCGATGAGCGAGTCGATGGAGAAGGCGGTCCCCTGGCCGCTGGGTCTCTGCATGGCGAGCGGGCGCCGCCGGCTCAGCCGGCACCAACTTTCCGGCGAGCTCGGGCCGCCGCCAActcgccgccgcgccgccgccgccgccgccgggccccgccgcggccccggccccggccccggcccgcgcccgccgcctCCCGTGGGCTCCGGCGCCCGGCGAgagctgccgcccgcccgcccgctcgctgGCTCGGCGCGGCGGAGTGGAGGCGCGCTcggagccgcccgcccgcccgccccgccgcgggggggccgggccgggccgcggaggggaggggaggggaggcgggcgGGGGTGTCGCCCTCTGCTCTCATCCATCTTCCGCACATCACGGTCGAGTTCCTCCTTCAGCGCCCGCTCCGGCGGGGCAaggctccccgctcccccctgGCGCGGCCGGCCCCTGGGAAGGCGCCTCCCCCTCCCGCCTCATCAGCTGTTATTAATGGTGATTGATGATTAGCAATTACGGGGGCCAGCACAAGGGCGCTTTTGTGGGGACGGGACGGGGCCGCGCCGCTCGGC
This region of Harpia harpyja isolate bHarHar1 chromosome 1, bHarHar1 primary haplotype, whole genome shotgun sequence genomic DNA includes:
- the GBX1 gene encoding LOW QUALITY PROTEIN: homeobox protein GBX-1 (The sequence of the model RefSeq protein was modified relative to this genomic sequence to represent the inferred CDS: deleted 1 base in 1 codon), which codes for MDESRGRHPRPPPLPSPPRPGPAPPRRGGGRAAPSAPPLRRAEPASGRAGGSSRRAPEPTGGGGRGPGPGPGPRRGPAAAAAARRRVGGGPSSPESWCRLSRRRPLAMQRPSGQGTAFSIDSLIGTPPPRSGHLLYTGYPMFMPYRPLVLPQALSHAPLQSGLPPLAPLASFAGRLTNTFCASLGQAVPSMVALTTALPSFSEPPDGFYPPQELPPPRANPDAGCRRGTEGLEAEELPPGRDKGPPEPPLHFPDPFPGLADGKAYSSDEEKLEVKSAATPCSEREEESSAGDSEEEPFLDGAAAAALGGKGKGKGGPAAEQAPPGSGAGKSRRRRTAFTSEQLLELEKEFHCKKYLSLTERSQIAHALKLSEVQVKIWFQNRRAKWKRIKAGNVSNRSGEPVRNPKIVVPIPVHVNRFAVRSQHQQIEQGARP